The following is a genomic window from Vicinamibacteria bacterium.
ATGAGCAAAGGCAGCAGCGGGAGTCCTAAGGACCATGCCGTGGTCTCTCACGAGCAGTGGATATCCGCGCGAACGGCGTTCCTGGCGAAGGAAAAGGAACTTACGCGGCTGCGCGACGAGTTGAGCCGTTTGCGGCGGGAGCTCCCCTGGGAAAGGGTCGACAAAAGCTATGTCTTTGACGGACCCACCGGCAAGGAGACACTGCCCCAGCTGTTCGGCAAGAGAAACCAGCTCGTCGTTTATCATTTCATGTTCAACCCTTCCTGGGACGAGGGGTGCAAGCACTGTTCGTTCTGGGCCGACAACTTCAACGGCATCGACATCCATCTGAGCCACCGTGACGTGAGCTTCGTCGCCATCTCCCGGGCCCCGCTCGCCAAGCTGGAAGCGTTCAAGAAGAGGATGGGATGGACCTTCAAGTGGGTGTCCTCGGCTCACACCGACTTCAACTACGACTATCAGGCATCGTTCACTCCTGATCAGATCCAGAGCGGAACCGTGTTCTACAACTACGCGAAGGTCAACATGGATATGGCGGATCGTGAAGGTGTCAGCGTGTTCTACAAGGACGGGAGCAACACCGTGTTTCACACCTACTCGTCCTACGCGCGCGGAATCGACATGCTGAACGGCGCTTACCATTTCCTAGACCTGGTTCCCAAGGGACGCGACGAAAACAGTCTGGAGTTCACCCAGGAGTGGGTCCGTTACCACG
Proteins encoded in this region:
- a CDS encoding thioredoxin family protein, with the protein product MSKGSSGSPKDHAVVSHEQWISARTAFLAKEKELTRLRDELSRLRRELPWERVDKSYVFDGPTGKETLPQLFGKRNQLVVYHFMFNPSWDEGCKHCSFWADNFNGIDIHLSHRDVSFVAISRAPLAKLEAFKKRMGWTFKWVSSAHTDFNYDYQASFTPDQIQSGTVFYNYAKVNMDMADREGVSVFYKDGSNTVFHTYSSYARGIDMLNGAYHFLDLVPKGRDENSLEFTQEWVRYHDKYED